The following coding sequences lie in one Musa acuminata AAA Group cultivar baxijiao chromosome BXJ3-1, Cavendish_Baxijiao_AAA, whole genome shotgun sequence genomic window:
- the LOC135628512 gene encoding protein NPG1-like — protein sequence MAAKSEGADMGVGGFEGDVAGGDEGEVSVKEREVSVNGLSMKTAEVEAKLDDGNIEEAESSLREGLSLNYEEARALLGRLEYQRGNIESAVRVFDGIDLQAAIQRIQPSVSEKPASRRGRSRGDSMHMVSQRAASLVLEAIYLKSMSLRKLGKATEAAQECKGILDTVEKMFQHGIPDVLVEQKLQETVSRAVELLPELWKQAGSYHEALASYRQALLSQWNLDDESCARIQKRFAAFLLYSGIEAGPPNLATQVDGTFVPKNNLEEAILLLMVVLRKWHLGKIQWDPSVMEHLSFALSVCSQTFVLARHYEEAMPGIYPRCDRWYSLALCYSAAGQNHSALNLLRQALKKDESPNDIMALLLAAKICSEDRLLSAEGVEYARRAIANAQAADEHLKSVGLHFLGNCLGKQAKIASSDYERSNLRIEALKSLDEAVALERHNPDILFDLGLEYSEQHNTNAALRCAKEFIDATGGSVLKGWRLLSLILSAQQRFTEAEIVTDAALDETAKWEQGPLLRIKAKLKVAQTLPMDAIEAYRFLLALVQAQRKSGSVKNNTEVEDDDFNEFEVWQGLANLYSGLSHWRDAEICLEKAGALKPFSSSILHTEGSMLEAHGQMQEALATFSNALSLELDDVPSKVSIGALLSKKGSKSLPVARSFLSDALRLEPANRLAWYYLGIIHRDEGRIADAADCFQAASLLEESDPIESFTSIS from the exons ATGGCGGCGAAATCCGAGGGAGCGGACATGGGGGTCGGGGGGTTCGAAGGGGACGTGGCAGGCGGGGATGAGGGTGAGGTGTCCGTGAAGGAGCGGGAGGTGTCGGTGAACGGACTCTCCATGAAGACCGCCGAGGTGGAGGCCAAGCTCGACGATGGCAACATCGAGGAGGCCGAGTCGTCCCTCCGGGAAGGGCTCTCACTTAATTACGAG GAAGCAAGAGCACTCCTTGGAAGGCTGGAATATCAAAGAGGCAACATAGAATCTGCTGTTCGGGTATTTGATGGAATAGATCTTCAAGCTGCCATTCAGCGTATACAACCTTCTGTCTCTGAGAAGCCTGCTTCGAGGCGGGGTCGCTCACGCGGTGACTCTATGCATATGGTGTCGCAGCGTGCTGCTAGCCTTGTCCTTGAAGCCATCTACTTGAAGTCCATGTCTCTCCGGAAGCTAGGCAAAGCTACGG AAGCTGCGCAAGAATGTAAAGGTATTCTTGATACAGTGGAAAAGATGTTTCAACATGGCATACCTGATGTTTTGGTCGAGCAGAAGTTACAGGAAACTGTTAGTAGGGCTGTGGAGCTCCTTCCAGAACTCTGGAAGCAAGCTGGGAGCTATCATGAGGCTTTGGCTTCTTACCGACAAGCTCTTCTAAGTCAGTGGAATCTTGATGATGAATCTTGTGCAAGAATTCAGAAAAGATTTGCTGCATTTCTGTTATATAGTGGGATAGAGGCTGGTCCACCAAATTTGGCTACCCAAGTTGATGGTACATTTGTTCCAAAAAACAATTTGGAAGAAGCAATTTTACTTCTAATGGTAGTCTTAAGAAAATGGCATCTAGGCAAGATACAATGGGATCCCTCAGTGATGGAACATCTCTCTTTTGCACTCTCTGTATGTTCCCAAACTTTTGTGCTGGCTAGGCACTATGAAGAAGCCATGCCTGGAATATATCCACGTTGTGATAGGTGGTACAGTTTGGCTCTTTGCTATAGTGCAGCAGGTCAGAATCATTCTGCTTTGAACTTATTAAGACAGGCATTAAAGAAGGATGAAAGTCCAAATGACATCATGGCATTACTATTGGCTGCTAAGATTTGCAGTGAAGACCGCCTTCTTTCTGCCGAGGGAGTCGAATATGCACGGAGGGCTATAGCAAATGCTCAAGCTGCAGATGAGCATCTAAAGAGCGTGGGTCTTCATTTTCTAGGAAATTGTCTGGGCAAACAAGCTAAAATTGCTTCCTCAGATTATGAAAGGTCTAACTTGCGAATTGAAGCTTTGAAATCACTAGATGAGGCGGTTGCTCTTGAACGACACAACCCAGATATACTTTTTGACCTAGGACTTGAATATTCTGAGCAACACAACACAAATGCAGCTCTCCGATGTGCTAAAGAATTTATTGATGCAACAGGTGGATCAGTATTAAAAGGATGGAGATTGCTTTCTCTGATTTTATCTGCTCAGCAACGTTTCACAGAGGCTGAAATTGTCACTGATGCAGCACTGGATGAGACTGCTAAATGGGAACAAGGGCCTCTActcaggatcaaggcaaagctgaAAGTGGCTCAGACCTTGCCCATGGATGCCATTGAAGCCTATCGCTTCTTGCTTGCTCTAGTTCAGGCCCAAAGGAAGTCTGGATCTGTGAAAAATAACACAGAG GTTGAGGATGACGACTTTAATGAGTTTGAAGTTTGGCAAGGTCTTGCCAATCTTTACTCTGGCCTTTCTCACTGGAGAGATGCTGAGATATGTTTGGAGAAAGCTGGGGCCCTGaaacctttttcttcttctattctgcATACTGAAG GTAGTATGCTTGAAGCTCATGGACAGATGCAAGAAGCATTGGCTACTTTCAGCAATGCCCTTTCCTTAGAGCTAGATGATGTGCCATCTAAGGTATCGATTGGTGCTCTGCTGTCCAAAAAAGGCTCAAAATCTTTGCCCGTCGCCAGAAGCTTTCTTTCAGATGCCCTCAGGCTCGAACCTGCCAATCGGCTGGCATGGTACTACCTGGGAATAATCCACAGGGACGAAGGAAGGATTGCCGATGCAGCAGACTGCTTCCAGGCAGCATCATTGTTAGAAGAATCGGATCCTATCGAGAGTTTTACTTCTATTTCATAA
- the LOC135629317 gene encoding uncharacterized protein LOC135629317, protein MTLEDFFTLTEMRDGLSSLGRVEELLSMIQKLNDCVTGNLGDAVRQWSTVSCVLAATENKECLNQFIQLNGLSFLNRWLQRALTLSAEASGTVVEELISSSLTLFERLSSDFKRVIDSGTGIIIELLLDHKNIPIKEKARLLYDKWNLSRSDHVSCYDHNRNGASQNDQHGASENVRTSENCVNLVNPVVDIPPCSTGTVEENCEAEPSATEFQVSNATGCSDSTLLNSTYMEGALTSNQVLSTSLNLVGSNAVLVDVNSSGSYLVSNSCQENLSVTEESLVCVAVGEPSTGTCSQDGQERDGQHHASVSKVNTDSVKEMDVDIRESQSCKFNPTETCSNSSSFAFSASKTPSVDAAEQTILCKLDSNTGDSCASKSMENLPEAETLNYEREKCVITAKSNPAANLTGGFQNISSPANFLSSAGDPQLSCQREEATSSVIRDPDCEVNLKTSKSHFASSTDFLRVVGSKANDKTSQKFELGFDYLDDALEVARQVAIAVQREVVDYKERSCSSPEVNFGENTGSHSPDSEEEKQDQSVTEEVGGSSSSAGKDHSGDSSPEKVSEITQNISVPENSEQDIESLKPKVPAQELVGKTITNGCTFDLNMDLCSDELECLMKPIMKIPVNVSAPIAVIASSKGTPGFPFTPIRLGSESGWKGSAATSAFRPASPRRTPDGERTFSSSKQKSNIFEIDLNVVERVDEVADELLSVKQVPASSSLPYEDSCVKVKSRRTEKLNLDLNRLGDEDAPTCLSSPWKLHIQNGGRHPSPASSSSSRQPLLRDFDLNDNLCFPDTVGSHDIHKSSSKASESRGGPTPHGPVIRIMGSRIAVERKDNTNQVQQSFQPNGLHMEHTAVANAPVPFINMPTPAYGYHGLPTGPTMSVPPVYYSPESISYMVDTRGATVIPHVFVSGGLGVPSARPHFLFGATSTHSDVTGFASFRSGFDLNGRMTPLEGGTCEGGGFKQLFPQGHNSWLEEQAKAGAHPKRKEADSSWDSYPIGYKKMTSGP, encoded by the coding sequence ATGACACTAGAAGATTTCTTTACTCTAACTGAGATGAGAGATGGGCTCTCAAGTCTTGGGAGGGTTGAAGAGCTGCTATCCATGATACAAAAGCTGAATGATTGTGTTACAGGTAACTTAGGTGATGCAGTAAGACAATGGTCTACAGTTTCATGTGTTTTAGCAGCTACAGAAAATAAGGAGTGTCTTAATCAATTTATTCAGTTAAATGGCCTTTCTTTTCTCAACCGCTGGCTACAAAGGGCACTGACGCTCAGTGCTGAAGCCAGTGGCACTGTTGTGGAAGAACTGATCAGTTCATCACTGACATTGTTTGAGAGGCTTTCTAGTGACTTTAaaagggtaattgactctgggacTGGAATTATTATTGAACTTTTACTTGATCACAAAAACATTCCAATTAAAGAGAAGGCTAGACTTCTCTATGATAAGTGGAATCTTTCAAGGAGTGATCACGTAAGTTGCTATGATCATAATAGAAATGGAGCCAGTCAAAATGACCAGCATGGAGCTTCTGAGAATGTGCGCACAAGTGAAAATTGTGTGAACTTAGTAAATCCAGTAGTTGATATTCCTCCATGCTCCACGGGGACTGTTGAAGAGAACTGTGAAGCGGAGCCTTCAGCGACTGAATTCCAGGTCTCTAATGCTACAGGATGCTCTGACAGTACCCTTCTTAATTCCACATATATGGAGGGGGCTCTAACATCAAATCAAGTTCTTTCCACTTCTTTGAATCTTGTTGGTTCAAATGCAGTTTTGGTAGACGTGAATTCATCGGGATCATACCTTGTTTCAAACTCCTGTCAGGAGAACTTGTCTGTCACAGAAGAGTCTCTTGTTTGTGTTGCTGTAGGAGAACCCTCCACTGGGACTTGTTCCCAAGATGGTCAGGAAAGAGATGGTCAGCACCATGCATCGGTGTCTAAAGTCAACACTGACAGTGTCAAAGAGATGGATGTGGATATCAGGGAAAGTCAATCATGCAAATTCAATCCAACAGAAACTTGCAGTAATTCTTCATCTTTTGCTTTTTCAGCTTCCAAGACACCATCGGTGGATGCTGCAGAACAAACTATTTTGTGCAAGTTGGATTCTAACACTGGTGATTCTTGTGCATCAAAGTCAATGGAAAATCTGCCAGAGGCTGAGACTTTGAACTATGAGAGGGAAAAGTGCGTGATAACAGCCAAATCCAACCCAGCTGCAAATCTCACTggtggttttcaaaacatttctaGTCCTGCTAACTTCCTTAGCAGTGCAGGTGATCCTCAGTTATCTTGTCAAAGGGAGGAAGCCACAAGTAGTGTTATTAGGGACCCTGATTGTGAGGTCAATTTGAAGACTAGCAAGAGCCATTTTGCAAGCTCCACTGATTTTTTAAGGGTTGTTGGGAGCAAGGCCAATGACAAGACCAGTCAAAAGTTTGAACTCGGATTTGATTATTTGGATGATGCACTAGAGGTTGCAAGGCAAGTTGCTATAGCAGTGCAGCGCGAGGTAGTGGATTACAAAGAGCGATCTTGCAGCTCTCCTGAGGTTAATTTTGGAGAAAACACAGGTTCTCATAGCCCTGATTCTGAAGAAGAGAAGCAAGATCAATCAGTAACCGAGGAGGTTGGTGGGAGTAGTTCATCAGCTGGAAAAGATCACTCTGGGGACTCATCTCCTGAAAAGGTGTCAGAGATCACACAGAACATTTCTGTTCCAGAGAACTCTGAGCAAGATATAGAATCACTGAAGCCAAAAGTTCCTGCTCAAGAATTAGTTGGTAAGACCATCACAAATGGATGCACCTTTGATCTGAATATGGATCTTTGCAGTGATGAACTTGAGTGCTTGATGAAGCCCATCATGAAAATCCCTGTCAATGTGTCTGCTCCTATAGCTGTCATAGCTTCTTCAAAAGGAACTCCAGGGTTCCCTTTTACTCCTATCCGTCTTGGGAGTGAATCGGGATGGAAGGGTTCAGCTGCTACCAGTGCTTTTCGACCAGCATCTCCTCGAAGAACTCCAGATGGTGAAAGGACTTTTTCTAGTTCAAAGCAGAAATCAAACATTTTTGAAATTGATCTGAATGTGGTTGAAAGGGTCGATGAGGTGGCTGATGAACTCCTATCAGTGAAACAGGTGCCTGCTTCCTCTAGTCTGCCATATGAAGATTCATGTGTCAAAGTCAAATCGAGAAGAACAGAGAAGCTGAATCTGGATCTTAATCGCCTCGGAGATGAGGATGCCCCTACATGTCTATCCTCACCATGGAAGTTGCACATCCAGAATGGAGGGCGGCATCCATCCCCAGCTTCTTCATCATCTTCTAGACAGCCTTTGCTTAGAGACTTTGATCTGAATGACAACCTATGTTTCCCTGACACTGTTGGTTCTCACGACATTCATAAATCATCTTCTAAAGCCTCTGAATCCCGTGGAGGACCAACACCTCATGGTCCGGTCATCAGAATTATGGGATCAAGAATTGCTGTTGAAAGGAAGGATAATACCAACCAAGTACAGCAGTCTTTTCAGCCAAATGGATTGCACATGGAACATACTGCGGTCGCGAATGCACCGGTTCCTTTTATAAACATGCCAACCCCTGCATATGGGTACCATGGACTTCCAACAGGGCCTACAATGTCAGTTCCTCCAGTATATTATTCACCTGAGAGCATTTCTTACATGGTAGATACTAGAGGTGCGACAGTCATACCTCATGTTTTTGTCTCGGGAGGACTTGGTGTACCATCTGCTAGGCCACACTTTCTTTTTGGTGCGACTAGTACGCACTCAGACGTGACCGGTTTTGCTTCTTTTCGATCTGGTTTCGACTTGAATGGTCGGATGACACCACTGGAGGGTGGGACTTGCGAAGGTGGTGGATTTAAACAGTTATTCCCGCAAGGGCATAACAGTTGGTTGGAAGAACAAGCAAAGGCTGGTGCACATCCTAAGCGGAAAGAAGCTGATTCTAGTTGGGATTCGTATCCAATTGGTTACAAGAAGATGACATCGGGGCCATAG
- the LOC103984427 gene encoding thaumatin-like protein 1b, protein MWADDDQMGLSISSHVFSSEKLVAMPPSLPPLQSTSSLVLLLVVLVLASGSSPGVLSATFTVTNNCAYTVWPGVLASAGSAPLATTGFALAPSESRTLDAPVPWSGRLWARTICAADPASGRFSCATGDCGSGSLECSGGGAAPPATLAEFTLGGSGGTDFYDVSLVDGSNVPMLVVPQSGSPGGSCGPTGCLVDLNGLCPAELRVAQPGGETAACRSACEAFRTARYCCSGEFGSPGTCGPTAYSQFFKNACPRAYSYAYDDATSTFTCPTAATAGYTVTLCPSTTSLKSMGYGNQMAGGLPLINNTMPPLLSSPNRAARRWPTMSPASRGLLCLAVAVALQLQLLHLP, encoded by the exons ATGTGGGCAGATGACGATCAGATGG GTTTGTCTATCTCCTCACACGTCTTCTCCTCCGAGAAATTGGTCGCGATGCCTCCCTCTCTTCCACCACTCCAATCCACCTCTTCTCTCGTTCTTCTTCTTGTTGTGTTGGTGTTAGCGTCTGGTTCCTCGCCGGGTGTCCTTTCTGCTACGTTCACGGTGACGAACAACTGCGCCTACACGGTGTGGCCGGGCGTCCTCGCCAGCGCTGGTTCGGCCCCGCTCGCCACCACAGGCTTCGCCCTCGCCCCTTCAGAGTCCCGCACACTCGACGCCCCCGTCCCATGGTCCGGCCGCCTCTGGGCCCGCACTATCTGTGCCGCTGACCCTGCTTCCGGCCGCTTCTCCTGCGCCACCGGCGACTGCGGCTCCGGCTCATTGGAGTGCTCCGGGGGCGGCGCGGCCCCTCCCGCCACCCTCGCCGAGTTCACCCTGGGCGGCAGCGGCGGGACCGACTTCTACGACGTCAGCCTCGTGGACGGATCCAACGTGCCCATGCTGGTAGTCCCGCAGAGTGGGTCTCCCGGGGGTAGCTGTGGGCCCACGGGGTGTCTGGTGGATCTCAACGGGTTGTGCCCCGCGGAGCTGCGGGTGGCGCAGCCCGGCGGGGAAACGGCTGCGTGCCGGAGCGCGTGCGAGGCGTTCCGGACCGCGAGGTACTGCTGCAGCGGCGAGTTCGGCAGCCCCGGCACGTGCGGCCCGACGGCGTACTCACAGTTCTTCAAGAACGCGTGCCCCAGGGCGTACAGCTACGCTTACGACGACGCGACCTCCACGTTCACCTGTcccaccgccgccaccgccggCTACACCGTCACCTTGTGCCCCAGCACCACGAG TCTCAAGTCCATGGGCTACGGGAATCAGATGGCAGGAGGCCTGCCGCTGATCAACAACACGATGCCGCCGCTGTTAAGCTCGCCGAATCGCGCCGCGCGGCGGTGGCCGACCATGTCGCCAGCGAGCCGAGGCCTCCTCTGCCTTGCAGTCGCGGTGgcgctgcagctgcagctgctcCACCTGCCTTGA
- the LOC103984401 gene encoding uncharacterized protein LOC103984401: MMGDGGVKQILAKPIQLADQVSKLADFAHSFKQECAELKAKTERLAGLLRQAARADLYERPARRIMNDTEQVLDKALALVAKCRAHGLVRRVFTIIPAAAFKKMSTQLDNSIGDVSWLIRVSSSASAGSDDSDGDIHLGLPPIAQNEPILFLIWEQIATLHTGSLDARADAAASLVSLARDNDRYGKLIIEEDGVGPLLRLIKEGRLDGQESAAHALGLLARDPESVEQMVLGGVCSTFAKVLKEGPMKVQAMVAWAVSELAASHPKCQDVFAQNHVVRLLVSHLAFETVQEHSKYTIPSKDMSIHSVVMANSSGSTAAARNDASASVAMDSSEQGMVKHPTADQNQNANTNQMHSLIQSTMAVKSNKVPHNSNSHNPHASSNGKQHHVTLSGTSIKGREFEDPATKAYMKAMAAKALWQLAKGNPAICKSITESRALLCFAVLLEKGTDEVQYNSAMALMEIARVAEQHSDLRRSAFKPSSPAARAVVDQFLKIVEKADYDDLLVPCIVALGCLSRTFRATETRIIAPLVRLLDEQEMVVSKEAVIALTKFACTENYLHLDHSKAIINEGGSKHLVQLVYFGEHLVQIAALILLCYIALHVPDSEDLAQAEVLTVLEWASKQGYMVQDPKVDSLLPESKVRLELYQSRSSRGYH, from the coding sequence ATGATGGGCGATGGCGGGGTGAAGCAGATATTGGCGAAGCCGATCCAGCTGGCGGACCAGGTGAGCAAGTTGGCGGACTTCGCGCACTCGTTCAAGCAGGAGTGCGCGGAGCTGAAGGCGAAGACGGAGCGCCTGGCGGGGCTGCTGCGGCAGGCGGCCCGTGCGGATCTGTACGAGCGGCCCGCTCGCCGCATCATGAACGACACCGAGCAGGTGCTCGACAAGGCCCTCGCCCTCGTCGCCAAATGTCGCGCCCACGGCCTCGTCCGCCGCGTCTTCACCATCATCCCCGCCGCCGCCTTCAAGAAGATGTCGACCCAACTCGACAACTCCATCGGCGACGTCTCCTGGCTCATCCgcgtctcctcctccgcctccgccggTTCCGACGATAGTGACGGCGACATTCACCTCGGCCTCCCACCGATCGCACAGAACGAACCCATTCTCTTCCTCATCTGGGAGCAGATTGCCACCCTGCACACCGGCTCCCTCGACGCCCGCGCTGACGCCGCCGCCAGCCTCGTCTCCCTCGCCCGCGACAACGACCGCTACGGCAAGCTCATCATCGAGGAGGACGGCGTCGGCCCCCTCCtccgcctcatcaaagagggccgCCTCGACGGCCAGGAGAGCGCCGCCCACGCCCTCGGTCTCCTCGCCCGCGACCCGGAGAGCGTCGAGCAGATGGTCCTCGGTGGCGTCTGCTCCACCTTTGCCAAGGTCCTCAAGGAGGGACCCATGAAGGTCCAGGCCATGGTCGCCTGGGCCGTTTCCGAGCTAGCCGCCAGCCACCCCAAGTGCCAGGACGTCTTCGCCCAGAACCACGTCGTCCGCCTCCTCGTCAGCCACCTCGCCTTTGAGACCGTCCAGGAGCACAGCAAGTACACTATCCCCTCCAAGGATATGTCAATCCACTCCGTCGTCATGGCCAACAGCAGCGGCAGCACCGCAGCCGCCAGGAACGACGCCAGTGCGTCGGTGGCCATGGACAGCTCCGAGCAAGGTATGGTCAAGCATCCTACCGCCGACCAGAACCAGAACGCCAACACGAACCAGATGCACTCCTTGATCCAGTCCACCATGGCCGTGAAATCCAACAAGGTCCCGCACAATTCCAACAGCCACAACCCGCACGCCAGCAGCAACGGCAAGCAGCATCATGTCACCTTGTCGGGGACCAGCATCAAGGGCCGGGAGTTCGAGGACCCGGCCACCAAAGCCTACATGAAGGCCATGGCCGCGAAGGCCCTGTGGCAGCTCGCCAAGGGCAACCCGGCCAtttgcaagagcatcaccgagtccAGGGCTCTTCTCTGCTTTGCAGTGCTCCTCGAGAAAGGGACGGACGAAGTCCAGTACAATTCGGCCATGGCCCTCATGGAGATTGCACGTGTGGCGGAGCAGCATTCCGATCTCAGGCGTTCAGCGTTCAAGCCGAGTTCCCCAGCTGCTCGGGCAGTGGTCGACCAGTTTCTGAAGATTGTAGAGAAGGCTGACTATGATGACCTTCTTGTTCCCTGCATTGTGGCCTTGGGCTGCTTGTCAAGGACATTCCGGGCAACGGAGACCCGAATTATAGCGCCATTGGTCCGGTTGCTTGATGAGCAGGAGATGGTCGTCTCAAAGGAGGCTGTCATTGCCTTGACCAAATTTGCTTGCACCGAAAACTACCTCCACCTTGATCATTCGAAAGCCATCATCAATGAGGGAGGGTCAAAACACCTGGTTCAGCTGGTGTATTTTGGTGAACATCTGGTTCAGATTGCGGCATTGATATTGTTGTGCTACATTGCACTTCATGTGCCTGATAGTGAGGATTTGGCACAGGCTGAGGTTCTCACGGTGCTTGAGTGGGCTTCCAAACAGGGGTACATGGTTCAGGACCCAAAGGTGGATAGCTTATTGCCGGAGTCAAAGGTTAGGTTGGAGCTCTATCAATCAAGAAGTAGCAGAGGATACCATTGA